One window of the Trifolium pratense cultivar HEN17-A07 linkage group LG2, ARS_RC_1.1, whole genome shotgun sequence genome contains the following:
- the LOC123910975 gene encoding uncharacterized protein LOC123910975, translating to MGQELNLNEKSCESLSPNSVLPSHQNCLNMKEKAYRNEKFKEYFSEINSSCKSLPCRSHKLEANTENRRGSVYQSSNQVININKMATILEERKKIEISSRTSSDASFSSSSIFHSLCGSDDEDSMISHHSEMSPQSPSVSGSCACMDHTISNGFIELCINSDFCDKKCSVVEGLGSVNSKIRSNTITKSLLSGNNSPLQKVEISDSHQPYPSESDSTSRVSSKVPFSPIRKRLSPFTKSKKVARNMACQKSLLNDFSNTTKDAADMVSELVNRDIKNASLACSPVHLHGNLKLKTKQGVPYFEFKVNSPEDVFVAKTWRVGNAFNWVYTFHSLDNRKKNNAGSLGSQHCEKDSSMIAQMLVSYSLCTESEDGVFGNYMVTEFVVYDFTHSRKSDSKTLNASSLESAAIVLRIPFHKRESLKNKSGDRINNKAYSKPSDISSPIEQVKVVLPIGNHGLPSGESEGPSSLLDRWKHGGGCDCGGWDMACPLILLGNPGVQFHGDSPLAENYQPLELFSQPQGIKESIPTFSMTLVEEGQYAIDFHAKLSPLQAFSICVAILHGTSAFSSTAEKEKNRQLSQCNSLNTLIEEEVELFIKSVATEENKTMSNIQQRIHRSCGLKPPFSPIGRV from the exons ATGGGACAAGAGTTGAATCTCAATGAAAAGTCTTGTGAGAGTCTCAGTCCCAATTCTGTTCTTCCATCTCATCAAAACTGTTTGAATATGAAGGAGAAAGCATATAGAAATGAGAAATTCAAAGAGTACTTTTCTGAGATCAATTCTTCATGCAAGAGCCTTCCATGTAGATCTCATAAACTAGAAGCGAATACCGAAAACAGACGCGGTTCCGTTTATCAGAGTTCAAATCAGGTAATCAATATAAACAAAATGGCCACCATattagaagaaagaaaaaaaatagaaatttcaaGTAGGACTAGTAGTGATGCCTCTTTTTCTAGTAGTAGCATTTTTCATTCTTTAtgtggttcagatgatgaagattCTATGATATCTCATCATTCCGAAATGAGTCCTCAATCTCCATCTGTTTCTGGTTCTTGTGCTTGTATGGATCATACCATATCAAATGGTTTTATTGAATTGTGCATAAATTCAGACTTTTGTGATAAAAAATGTAGTGTAGTAGAAGGATTAGGTTCTGTAAATTCAAAGATTAGAAGTAATACGATTACTAAATCTCTTTTAAGTGGTAATAATTCTCCTCTTCAAAAAGTGGAAATCTCTGACTCTCACCAACCATATCCATCAGAAAGTGATTCTACATCAAGAGTGAGTTCAAAAGTCCCATTCAGTCCTATCAGAAAAAGGCTAAGCCCTTTCACAAAGTCAAAAAAAGTTGCAAGAAACATGGCTTGTCAAAAATCATTGTTGAATGACTTTTCCAACACAACAAAAGATGCTGCTGACATGGTTTCTGAACTTGTCAATAGAGATATCAAGAATGCTAGTTTAGCATGTTCACCTGTTCATTTGCATGGTAATCTCAAGTTGAAAACCAAACAAGGAGTTCCTTATTTTGAGTTTAAGGTAAATTCTCCTGAAGATGTCTTTGTCGCCAAGACATGGAGAGTAGGTAATGCTTTCAATTGGGTATACACCTTTCACTCTCTTGATAATAGAAAGAAGAACAATGCAGGTAGTTTGGGATCTCAACATTGCGAGAAAGACTCGTCAATGATAGCACAAATGCTAGTTTCCTATAGTTTATGTACTGAATCAGAAGATGGAGTATTTGGAAACTATATGGTAACAGAATTTGTGGTGTATGATTTTACACACTCAAGAAAAAGTGATTCTAAAACTCTGAATGCTTCTAGTCTTGAAAGTGCTGCTATTGTTTTGCGAATTCCGTTTCataagagagaaagcttgaaaAACAAAAGCGGCGatagaataaataataaagcATATTCCAAACCAAGTGATATATCTTCACCAATAGAGCAAGTGAAGGTGGTATTACCGATTGGCAACCATGGTTTGCCAAGTGGTGAAAGCGAGGGTCCTTCATCGTTACTTGATCGATGGAAACATGGTGGAGGTTGTGACTGTGGTGGCTGGGACATGGCCTGTCCCCTTATTCTTTTAGGCAACCCCGGTGTTCAATTTCATGGAGATAGCCCTCTTGCGGAAAACTATCAACCACTCGAACTTTTTTCTCAGCCTCAG GGAATCAAAGAAAGTATTCCTACATTTAGCATGACATTAGTTGAAGAGGGGCAATATGCAATTGATTTCCATGCAAAATTATCTCCATTACAAGCTTTCTCCATTTGTGTCGCCATTTTGCATGGCACCTCCGCCTTCAGTTCTACGGCAGAAAAGGAGAAAAACCGACAGTTATCTCAATGCAATTCACTAAATACACTTATTGAAGAGGAAGTAGAACTTTTTATCAAATCGGTCGCAACAGAAGAGAACAAGACAATGTCTAATATTCAACAGAGAATTCATCGATCATGTGGGCTGAAACCGCCTTTTTCTCCTATTGGGCGAGTATAA